In a single window of the Streptacidiphilus sp. P02-A3a genome:
- a CDS encoding sensor histidine kinase codes for MIRSLTGRWAHATISADVSSMVNAVRLLVLVVVLVTVPLAEPRLGVGARGVAMAVAFGVAGVSWVVWLLAAGRERLTVSVLAVMGAAGGAMAGLAPLSTAVAVGCVVTSAAGIRLNPETSLAIVAETVAAFLTAGLVSGAPVEALLGYPLTFAGLWVFGLIRHDYLLRAEQAEGTLAETRRMREAETQAAALAERARIAREIHDVLAHSLAAVSVNLQAAEGLLAALPDESPELLRAIECVGRAGALTRQGMADARSAILALREDLAPLADQLSALADEGRADGDAAVGLQVTGAPRPVTAEVGLAAFRAAQEALTNARKHAPGQPVSLALEFEPTRISVRVANPLPAAGRPGPLAPTGAGYGLTGLRERAALGGGTLSAGPVQGEWRVCLTMPT; via the coding sequence GTGATTCGCTCGCTCACCGGGCGCTGGGCGCACGCGACCATCAGCGCTGATGTGTCCTCGATGGTGAACGCCGTCCGGCTGCTCGTCCTCGTGGTGGTCCTGGTCACCGTTCCGCTCGCGGAACCCCGCCTGGGCGTGGGCGCCCGCGGCGTCGCCATGGCCGTCGCCTTCGGCGTGGCCGGCGTCAGCTGGGTGGTGTGGCTGCTCGCCGCCGGCCGGGAACGGCTGACGGTGTCCGTGCTGGCGGTGATGGGCGCGGCGGGCGGCGCGATGGCGGGGCTGGCGCCGCTCAGCACCGCGGTCGCGGTCGGCTGCGTGGTCACCTCCGCCGCCGGAATCCGGCTCAACCCCGAGACCTCGCTGGCCATCGTCGCCGAGACGGTGGCCGCCTTCCTGACCGCCGGGCTGGTCAGCGGAGCACCGGTGGAGGCACTGCTCGGCTACCCGCTGACCTTCGCCGGGCTCTGGGTCTTCGGCCTGATCCGCCACGACTACCTGCTCCGGGCCGAACAGGCCGAGGGGACGCTCGCGGAGACCCGCCGGATGCGCGAGGCCGAGACCCAGGCGGCGGCGCTCGCCGAACGGGCCCGGATCGCCCGGGAGATCCACGACGTGCTCGCCCACTCGCTGGCGGCGGTGTCGGTGAACCTCCAGGCCGCCGAGGGACTGCTGGCGGCCCTGCCCGACGAGTCCCCGGAGCTGCTCCGGGCGATCGAGTGCGTCGGCCGGGCCGGGGCGCTCACCCGGCAGGGAATGGCCGACGCCCGCAGCGCGATCCTCGCCCTGCGGGAGGACCTCGCGCCGCTGGCCGACCAGCTGTCGGCGCTGGCCGACGAGGGCCGCGCCGACGGGGACGCGGCGGTCGGCCTCCAGGTCACCGGAGCACCGCGACCGGTCACCGCCGAGGTCGGCCTGGCCGCCTTCCGGGCCGCGCAGGAGGCGCTGACCAACGCGCGCAAGCACGCCCCCGGGCAACCGGTCAGCCTGGCCCTGGAGTTCGAGCCGACGCGGATCAGCGTCCGGGTCGCCAACCCGCTCCCGGCCGCGGGCCGACCGGGACCGCTGGCGCCCACCGGCGCCGGGTACGGCCTCACCGGCCTGCGCGAGCGGGCCGCGCTGGGCGGCGGCACGCTGTCGGCGGGGCCGGTCCAGGGCGAGTGGCGGGTCTGCCTGACGATGCCCACCTGA
- a CDS encoding Fur family transcriptional regulator, whose translation MSDLLERLRGRGWRLTAQRRVVAEVLDGDHTHLTADEVHARAARRLPEISRATVYNTLRELVALSEVAEVATDGRAKRYDPNAHRPHQHLVCSGCGTIRDVHPARDPLADLPPAERYGFAVAVAEVTYRGLCPDCARPRRTGTGPGGAPRA comes from the coding sequence ATGAGTGACCTGCTGGAACGGCTGCGGGGGCGCGGCTGGCGACTGACCGCCCAGCGACGGGTCGTGGCGGAGGTACTGGACGGCGACCACACCCATCTCACGGCCGACGAGGTGCACGCCCGCGCGGCCCGGCGGCTGCCCGAGATCTCCCGGGCGACCGTCTACAACACCCTGCGCGAGCTGGTCGCCCTCAGCGAGGTGGCCGAGGTCGCCACCGACGGCCGGGCCAAGCGCTACGACCCCAACGCCCACCGTCCGCACCAGCACCTGGTCTGCTCCGGCTGCGGCACGATCCGCGACGTCCACCCGGCCCGCGACCCGCTGGCCGACCTCCCGCCCGCGGAGCGCTACGGCTTCGCCGTCGCCGTCGCCGAGGTCACCTACCGCGGCCTGTGCCCCGACTGCGCCCGGCCCCGCCGAACCGGGACCGGGCCCGGCGGCGCACCGCGGGCATGA
- the katG gene encoding catalase/peroxidase HPI: MSENNDAIVVDAKSEGAGGGCPVAHGARAPHPTQGGGNQQWWPDRLNLKILAKNPAVANPLGAEFDYAEAFKGLDLPAVKQDIAAVLTDSQDWWPADFGNYGPLFIRMAWHSAGTYRISDGRGGAGGGQQRFAPLNSWPDNVSLDKARRLLWPVKKKYGQSLSWADLLVLAGNVALESMGFDTFGFGGGRVDEWEPDEDVYWGPETTWLGDERYTGDRNLEEPLGAVQMGLIYVNPEGPNGNPDPLAAARDIRETFRRMAMNDEETVALIAGGHTFGKTHGAGPADSVGADPEAAPLEEQGLGWKNTFGTGVGADAITSGLEGIWTNTPVTWDNSFFEILFGHEWELFKSPAGANQWRPKDHGGEGTVPDAHDASKRHAPTMLTTDLSLRVDPAYEQISRRFLEHPDQFADAFARAWFKLTHRDLGPVVRYLGPEVPSEQLLWQDPLPEVTHEPIDAQDVSALAEQVLASGLSVSELVSAAWASASSFRGSDKRGGANGARVRLQPQSGWEANDPDRLAATLRTLTGIQEAFNAAQSGGKRVSLADLIVLAGGAAVRRAAKDAGVEVELPFTPGRADATQEQTDAESFAALEPTADGFRNYLGKGHRLRAEFLLIDRANLLTLSAPELTVLIGGLRVLDANHQQSQLGVFTDTPGTLTNDFFVNLLDMGTTWKATSEDANTFEGRDAATGAVKWTGSRIDLLFGSNSELRALAEVYASDDAKAKFVNDFVAAWHKVMELDRFDLV, from the coding sequence ATGTCTGAGAACAATGATGCAATCGTCGTAGACGCGAAGTCGGAGGGGGCCGGTGGCGGCTGCCCGGTCGCGCACGGCGCGCGCGCCCCGCACCCGACCCAGGGCGGCGGCAACCAGCAGTGGTGGCCGGACCGGCTGAACCTGAAGATCCTGGCGAAGAACCCGGCCGTGGCCAACCCGCTCGGCGCGGAGTTCGACTACGCCGAGGCCTTCAAGGGCCTTGACCTGCCCGCCGTGAAGCAGGACATCGCCGCGGTGCTGACCGACTCGCAGGACTGGTGGCCGGCCGACTTCGGCAACTACGGCCCGCTGTTCATCCGGATGGCGTGGCACAGCGCCGGCACCTACCGGATCAGCGACGGGCGCGGCGGCGCCGGTGGCGGGCAGCAGCGCTTCGCCCCGCTCAACAGCTGGCCGGACAACGTCAGCCTGGACAAGGCCCGCCGCCTGCTGTGGCCGGTCAAGAAGAAGTACGGCCAGAGCCTCTCCTGGGCCGACCTGCTGGTGCTGGCCGGGAACGTCGCCCTGGAGTCGATGGGCTTCGACACCTTCGGCTTCGGCGGCGGCCGGGTGGACGAGTGGGAGCCCGACGAGGACGTGTACTGGGGCCCGGAGACCACCTGGCTCGGCGACGAGCGCTACACCGGTGACCGGAACCTGGAGGAGCCCCTGGGCGCCGTCCAGATGGGCCTGATCTACGTCAACCCGGAGGGCCCGAACGGCAACCCGGACCCGCTGGCGGCGGCCCGCGACATCCGCGAGACCTTCCGCCGGATGGCGATGAACGACGAGGAGACGGTGGCGCTGATCGCGGGCGGCCACACCTTCGGCAAGACCCACGGCGCGGGCCCGGCCGACAGCGTCGGCGCGGACCCGGAGGCCGCCCCGCTGGAGGAGCAGGGCCTCGGCTGGAAGAACACCTTCGGCACCGGCGTCGGCGCCGACGCGATCACCAGCGGCCTTGAGGGCATCTGGACCAACACCCCGGTCACCTGGGACAACAGCTTCTTCGAGATCCTCTTCGGCCACGAGTGGGAGCTGTTCAAGAGCCCGGCGGGCGCCAACCAGTGGCGGCCGAAGGACCACGGCGGCGAGGGCACCGTCCCGGACGCGCACGACGCGTCCAAGCGCCACGCGCCGACCATGCTGACCACCGACCTGTCGCTGCGGGTGGACCCGGCCTACGAGCAGATCTCGCGCCGCTTCCTGGAGCACCCCGACCAGTTCGCGGACGCCTTCGCCCGCGCCTGGTTCAAGCTGACCCACCGCGACCTGGGCCCGGTCGTGCGCTACCTCGGCCCGGAGGTCCCGTCCGAGCAGCTGCTGTGGCAGGACCCGCTGCCCGAGGTCACCCACGAGCCGATCGACGCCCAGGACGTCTCCGCCCTGGCCGAGCAGGTGCTGGCGTCCGGCCTGTCGGTGTCCGAGCTGGTCTCCGCCGCCTGGGCGTCGGCCTCCTCCTTCCGGGGCAGCGACAAGCGCGGCGGCGCCAACGGCGCCCGCGTCCGGCTCCAGCCGCAGAGCGGCTGGGAGGCCAACGACCCCGACCGGCTGGCCGCGACGCTGCGCACGCTGACCGGCATCCAGGAGGCCTTCAACGCCGCCCAGTCCGGCGGCAAGCGGGTCTCCCTCGCCGACCTGATCGTGCTGGCCGGTGGCGCCGCCGTGCGGCGCGCCGCCAAGGACGCGGGCGTCGAGGTCGAGCTGCCGTTCACCCCGGGCCGCGCGGACGCGACCCAGGAGCAGACCGACGCGGAGTCCTTCGCCGCGCTGGAGCCGACCGCTGACGGCTTCCGCAACTACCTCGGCAAGGGCCACCGGCTGCGCGCCGAGTTCCTGCTGATCGACCGGGCGAACCTGCTGACGCTGAGCGCCCCCGAGCTGACCGTCCTGATCGGCGGCCTGCGGGTGCTGGACGCCAACCACCAGCAGTCGCAGCTCGGCGTGTTCACCGACACCCCCGGCACGCTGACCAACGACTTCTTCGTCAACCTGCTCGACATGGGCACGACCTGGAAGGCGACCTCCGAGGACGCGAACACCTTCGAGGGCCGCGACGCCGCCACCGGCGCGGTCAAGTGGACCGGCAGCCGGATCGACCTGCTGTTCGGGTCCAACTCCGAGCTGCGCGCGCTCGCCGAGGTGTACGCGAGCGACGACGCCAAGGCGAAGTTCGTCAACGACTTCGTCGCGGCCTGGCACAAGGTGATGGAGCTCGACCGGTTCGACCTCGTCTGA
- a CDS encoding LacI family DNA-binding transcriptional regulator — translation MNRPTTGTRVTIRDVAARAGVSSAAVSLALNKRPGVSEQTRTRILRVAQDLGWTPNTAAQSLSGNRTHTVGLVLARPARLLGHEPFYMDFIAGLESVLLQERYSLLLRLAGSVEEEIDVHREWWQGRRVDGSLLVDLRVDDPRIGALSRIGLPAVAVGDPSLAGAFPAVWTDDATAVGEALRYLAALGHRRIARVGGPAPLGHSAIRSRAFEESARSLGLDEAVVLTADFSGDDGSRATRSLLTSAVRPTAIVYDNDVMAVAGLGVATEMGLTVPQDLSLLAWDDSQLCELVRPRLSAMSHDVYRFGALVAQRLFDVIRTGTAVSEAAPAPVLVPRESTAPPGRRR, via the coding sequence GTGAACCGGCCGACGACCGGCACCCGGGTGACCATCAGGGACGTCGCGGCCCGGGCCGGGGTCTCCTCGGCCGCCGTCTCGCTGGCGCTGAACAAGCGCCCCGGCGTCTCGGAGCAGACCCGCACCCGGATTCTGCGGGTGGCCCAGGACCTCGGCTGGACGCCGAACACCGCCGCCCAGTCACTGTCCGGAAACCGGACGCACACCGTCGGCCTGGTACTCGCCCGGCCCGCGAGACTGCTCGGACATGAACCGTTCTACATGGACTTCATCGCGGGCCTGGAGAGCGTGCTGCTGCAAGAGCGCTACTCGCTGCTGCTGCGGCTGGCGGGCAGCGTCGAGGAGGAGATCGACGTCCACCGGGAATGGTGGCAGGGGCGCCGGGTGGACGGCTCGCTGCTGGTGGACCTGCGCGTGGACGACCCCCGCATCGGCGCCCTGAGCCGGATCGGGCTGCCCGCCGTCGCGGTCGGCGACCCGTCGCTGGCGGGGGCGTTCCCGGCGGTGTGGACCGACGACGCGACCGCCGTGGGCGAGGCGCTGCGCTACCTCGCCGCGCTCGGGCACCGGCGGATCGCCCGGGTGGGCGGCCCCGCCCCGCTCGGGCACAGCGCGATCCGCAGCCGGGCGTTCGAGGAGTCCGCGCGGTCGCTGGGCCTGGACGAGGCGGTCGTCCTGACCGCCGACTTCAGCGGCGACGACGGCTCCCGGGCGACCCGCTCGCTGCTCACCTCGGCGGTGCGGCCGACCGCGATCGTCTACGACAACGACGTCATGGCGGTGGCCGGGCTCGGCGTCGCCACCGAGATGGGCCTGACGGTACCCCAGGACCTGTCGCTGCTGGCCTGGGACGACTCGCAGCTGTGCGAGCTGGTCCGGCCGAGACTGTCGGCGATGAGCCACGACGTCTACCGCTTCGGCGCGTTGGTCGCCCAGCGGCTGTTCGACGTGATCCGGACCGGCACGGCGGTCTCCGAGGCCGCCCCGGCCCCGGTCCTGGTCCCCCGCGAGTCGACCGCCCCGCCCGGACGCCGCCGCTAG
- a CDS encoding arylamine N-acetyltransferase → MTSKTNDHPAWTAPYLARLGVDDPRSLGAPSLDTLRRLHRAHVELVAFENFDIQLGRPQSIDPAESIARILAGRGGYCFNLNNAFYELLTVLGYDVTVHRGQINGSAATAKASADAYVTHMALTVVIDGERWSVDVGLANSHHEPIPLREGVHVQGPFRFELRPLPEIGPDAWRFFTDPAQTTFHSMDFTLAPATWEDFRSYHTDLSTSPQSPYVRWFELFRRDAGCAEFVLDDEFTRDEGAGRRTTRILESAEELFTIATDVFHLDLSAIDDADRAALWDRVQRAGAEWRAKQQSAEGHDVISVG, encoded by the coding sequence ATGACCTCGAAGACGAACGATCATCCCGCCTGGACCGCGCCCTACCTGGCCAGGCTCGGTGTCGACGACCCGAGGTCCCTCGGCGCTCCGTCGCTCGACACCCTGCGCAGGCTTCACCGCGCACACGTCGAGCTCGTCGCCTTCGAGAACTTCGACATCCAGCTCGGACGCCCGCAGAGCATCGACCCGGCCGAGTCCATAGCCCGCATCCTGGCCGGCCGGGGCGGCTACTGCTTCAACCTGAACAACGCCTTCTACGAGCTGCTGACCGTCCTCGGGTACGACGTCACCGTGCACCGCGGCCAGATAAACGGCTCCGCCGCGACCGCCAAAGCGTCCGCCGACGCGTACGTCACGCACATGGCCCTCACCGTCGTGATCGACGGCGAACGCTGGTCGGTCGACGTCGGCCTGGCCAACTCGCACCACGAGCCCATCCCGCTTCGGGAGGGCGTCCACGTCCAGGGTCCCTTCCGCTTCGAGTTGCGGCCGCTGCCGGAGATCGGCCCGGACGCCTGGCGGTTCTTCACCGATCCGGCGCAGACGACCTTCCACAGCATGGACTTCACGCTGGCGCCGGCCACGTGGGAGGACTTCAGGAGCTACCACACCGATCTGTCGACGTCGCCGCAGTCTCCCTACGTCAGGTGGTTCGAGCTCTTCCGCCGCGACGCGGGCTGCGCCGAGTTCGTGCTGGATGACGAGTTCACCCGCGATGAGGGAGCCGGACGGCGCACGACACGCATCCTTGAGTCCGCTGAGGAGCTGTTCACGATCGCAACGGACGTGTTCCACCTGGACCTGTCGGCCATCGACGACGCCGACCGCGCCGCTCTGTGGGACCGCGTCCAGCGCGCGGGGGCGGAGTGGCGGGCGAAGCAGCAGTCGGCCGAGGGCCATGACGTGATCTCGGTGGGGTGA
- a CDS encoding protein kinase family protein codes for MLDRDLLRAARLTGYGTVSTQLSLLSDHRLGEAVAAATPLGSGIGGRSAELDVNGTRVFVKRIPLTDTELRPENARSTANVFELPMFYQYGVGSAGFGAWRELAVHTMTTNWVLGDEYAGFPLMYHWRVLPDSPPEGFADEFGGLEGAVAHWEGSPAVRHRLEAIGRSSCSLVVFLEHVPHTLAGWLADHRTTAVPESGDGSTFRWVEEALMSGAAFMSSRGLVHFDAHFANILTDGRQLYFADFGLALSSRFDLSANESDFLSDHLAYDRCYTAGHLLQYHVLDGVRGDTEREVFLHDWIAGRRPGDMPPEITAIIDRHARSTVVVDSFFRRLLTESKQTPFPAAEIERQLRAGDTTPVAGPGA; via the coding sequence ATGCTGGACCGGGATCTGCTGCGCGCCGCCCGCCTGACCGGTTACGGAACCGTGAGCACTCAGCTCTCCTTGCTGAGCGACCACCGGCTCGGGGAGGCCGTGGCAGCCGCCACCCCGCTCGGGTCGGGCATCGGCGGCAGGTCGGCAGAGTTGGACGTCAACGGAACGCGCGTCTTCGTCAAGCGGATCCCTTTGACGGACACCGAATTGCGCCCGGAGAACGCGCGGTCGACGGCGAACGTCTTCGAACTGCCGATGTTCTACCAGTACGGGGTGGGCTCGGCCGGGTTCGGTGCCTGGCGGGAGCTTGCCGTGCACACCATGACCACGAACTGGGTTCTCGGCGACGAGTACGCGGGATTCCCCCTGATGTACCACTGGCGGGTTCTGCCTGACTCCCCTCCCGAAGGATTCGCCGACGAGTTCGGGGGTCTGGAGGGGGCCGTCGCTCACTGGGAGGGATCACCCGCCGTTCGCCACCGGCTGGAGGCCATCGGCCGGTCCTCGTGCAGCCTGGTGGTCTTCCTGGAGCACGTGCCGCACACACTCGCCGGATGGCTGGCCGACCACCGCACAACCGCCGTGCCGGAAAGCGGGGACGGCTCGACCTTCCGCTGGGTGGAGGAAGCTCTGATGAGCGGAGCCGCCTTCATGAGTTCTCGCGGACTCGTCCACTTCGATGCTCACTTTGCCAACATCCTGACCGATGGCCGCCAACTCTACTTCGCCGACTTCGGACTTGCCCTGAGTTCCCGCTTCGACCTTTCGGCGAACGAGTCCGACTTCCTCTCGGACCACCTCGCGTACGACCGCTGCTACACCGCGGGCCACCTGCTCCAGTACCACGTGCTCGACGGCGTGCGCGGTGACACGGAACGCGAAGTCTTCCTTCACGACTGGATCGCGGGCCGGCGACCTGGCGACATGCCGCCCGAGATCACGGCCATCATCGACCGGCACGCACGCTCAACCGTCGTCGTGGACTCCTTCTTCCGCCGTCTGCTCACCGAGAGCAAGCAGACGCCGTTCCCGGCCGCGGAGATCGAGCGGCAGTTGCGCGCCGGCGACACAACCCCGGTCGCCGGTCCCGGCGCTTGA
- a CDS encoding MerR family transcriptional regulator has protein sequence MRHGRGVEEHLTVGRVAELADVSVRTLHHYDEIGLVRPSARNAVGYRTYSAGDVERLREVLGYRRLGFGLREIAALVDDPATDAVAHLHRLRGLLLAQRDRAAAMVTAIDKELEARAMGIRTTPEEQLKVFGAQLYEAIGSAYPATRRTEPRIAARVWEALGDARTVLNVGAGTGSYEPPDREVTAVEPSAVMRAQRPAGAAPCVAASAESLPFADQSFDAAMAFSTVHHWRDPIAGLREMRRVARRVVVFTYDASATGWLERFWLTRDYLPEFADLLVDWPSLADLARAIGGRAEPVLVPWDCADGFFEAYWRRPEAYLDEEVRRAVSVWTRVGPQAEQRAVNRLRADLACGRWAERNRDLLALDTAELGLRLLTA, from the coding sequence ATGCGGCATGGTCGGGGCGTGGAAGAGCATCTGACTGTGGGACGGGTGGCCGAGTTGGCCGACGTAAGCGTCCGCACGCTGCACCACTACGACGAGATCGGCCTGGTACGGCCGTCCGCGCGGAACGCGGTCGGGTACCGGACCTACTCGGCGGGTGACGTGGAGCGGCTGCGGGAGGTACTCGGCTATCGGCGGCTCGGCTTCGGGCTGCGCGAGATCGCGGCCCTGGTCGACGACCCGGCCACGGACGCGGTCGCCCACCTGCACCGGCTGCGCGGACTGCTGCTGGCACAACGCGACCGCGCCGCCGCGATGGTGACGGCCATAGACAAGGAACTGGAGGCACGGGCCATGGGGATCAGGACCACCCCGGAGGAGCAACTGAAGGTGTTCGGGGCGCAGTTGTACGAAGCCATCGGATCCGCCTACCCGGCGACCCGGCGCACCGAGCCGCGGATCGCCGCGCGGGTCTGGGAGGCGCTGGGGGACGCCCGGACGGTACTGAACGTCGGGGCCGGCACCGGCTCGTACGAGCCCCCGGACCGCGAGGTCACGGCGGTGGAGCCGTCGGCGGTCATGCGGGCGCAGCGTCCGGCGGGCGCGGCGCCGTGCGTGGCGGCCAGCGCGGAGAGCCTCCCGTTCGCGGACCAGTCCTTCGACGCCGCGATGGCCTTCAGCACCGTTCACCACTGGCGGGACCCGATCGCCGGGCTGCGTGAGATGCGGCGGGTGGCCCGCCGGGTGGTGGTGTTCACCTACGACGCCAGTGCCACCGGCTGGCTCGAACGGTTCTGGCTCACCCGCGACTACCTGCCCGAGTTCGCGGACCTGCTCGTCGACTGGCCGTCACTGGCCGACCTGGCCCGCGCGATCGGGGGCCGCGCGGAGCCCGTGCTCGTCCCCTGGGACTGCGCCGACGGCTTCTTCGAGGCCTACTGGCGCCGCCCCGAGGCCTACCTGGACGAAGAGGTGCGCCGCGCGGTGTCGGTGTGGACCAGGGTCGGGCCGCAGGCCGAGCAGCGCGCCGTGAACCGCCTCCGCGCCGACCTCGCCTGCGGCCGATGGGCCGAACGCAACCGCGACCTCCTCGCCCTCGACACCGCCGAACTGGGCCTCCGCCTCCTCACCGCCTGA
- a CDS encoding N-acetylmannosamine-6-phosphate 2-epimerase — MSTITPEHRAALLERLRGRLIVSCQAYPGEPLRDPEVTRRMALAVLQGGAAGLRAQGLEDLRAIRASTDVPLIGLWKDGPAEVHITPTVRHAEAVAATGADIVALDATDRPRPDGQPLSASIEAVHRAGRLVMADVSTEAEGIEAARLGADLVGTTLSGYTPSTPRTEGPDLALVARLSAALDVPVVAEGRVHTPDQAAQALAAGAFTVVVGTAITHPTTLTHWFATRLRQD, encoded by the coding sequence ATGAGCACCATCACCCCCGAGCACCGGGCCGCGCTGCTGGAGCGGCTGCGCGGCCGGCTGATCGTCTCCTGCCAGGCCTACCCGGGCGAACCGCTGCGCGATCCGGAGGTGACGCGGCGGATGGCGCTGGCCGTGCTCCAGGGCGGCGCGGCCGGGCTGCGCGCCCAGGGCCTGGAGGACCTGCGGGCGATCCGGGCGAGCACCGACGTCCCACTGATCGGCCTGTGGAAGGACGGCCCGGCGGAGGTCCACATCACCCCGACCGTCCGCCACGCCGAGGCCGTCGCCGCCACCGGCGCCGACATCGTCGCCCTGGACGCGACCGACCGGCCCCGCCCGGACGGGCAGCCGCTGAGCGCCTCGATCGAGGCGGTGCACCGAGCCGGACGGCTGGTCATGGCCGACGTCTCGACCGAGGCGGAGGGCATCGAGGCCGCCCGCCTCGGCGCCGACCTGGTCGGCACCACGCTCTCCGGGTACACCCCGTCCACGCCGCGGACCGAGGGCCCCGACCTGGCCCTGGTCGCCCGCCTGTCGGCGGCACTGGACGTCCCGGTGGTCGCCGAAGGGCGGGTACACACCCCCGACCAGGCCGCCCAGGCCCTCGCCGCAGGCGCCTTCACCGTCGTCGTCGGCACCGCCATCACCCACCCCACCACCCTCACCCACTGGTTCGCGACCCGCCTCCGCCAGGACTGA
- a CDS encoding ROK family protein, whose translation MTLVGAVDIGGTKIAAGLVAADGTVVRQRSVPTPAAEGPQAVLDAAADLVAELARPGEPVLAVGVGSAGVIDPRTGRVLSATDALPGWAGTDLRGGLGARLGVPVAVDNDVHAHALGEAWRGAAAGVREVLLVAVGTGIGGSQVVDGRVHHGAHSAAGHVGHMPLPEAEGRRCPCGGVGHAEAVAAGPALLAEYRRRRGAAGTRDLADVAARAERGEPTARQVLEDGATALGRLIGGLVNLLDPELVLVTGGVANCGPVWWSSLRVGYHAEALPPLRGVPLEPGLLGHLAPLLGAARLALDLLPELTAR comes from the coding sequence ATGACGCTGGTCGGCGCGGTCGACATCGGCGGCACCAAGATCGCGGCCGGTCTGGTCGCGGCGGACGGCACCGTCGTCCGGCAGCGCAGCGTCCCCACCCCCGCCGCCGAGGGCCCGCAGGCGGTGCTGGACGCCGCCGCCGACCTGGTCGCCGAACTCGCCCGCCCCGGCGAACCGGTGCTCGCGGTCGGCGTCGGCAGCGCCGGGGTGATCGACCCGCGCACCGGGCGGGTGCTGTCCGCCACCGACGCCCTGCCCGGCTGGGCCGGTACCGACCTGCGCGGTGGGCTGGGCGCCCGGCTCGGGGTCCCGGTCGCGGTCGACAACGACGTGCACGCGCACGCGCTGGGCGAGGCCTGGCGCGGCGCTGCCGCCGGGGTCCGGGAGGTGCTGCTGGTCGCGGTCGGCACCGGCATCGGCGGCTCCCAGGTCGTCGACGGACGGGTGCACCACGGCGCGCACAGCGCCGCGGGCCACGTCGGCCACATGCCGCTGCCGGAGGCCGAAGGCCGCCGTTGCCCCTGCGGCGGTGTCGGCCACGCCGAGGCGGTGGCCGCCGGTCCGGCACTGCTCGCCGAGTACCGGCGCCGCCGCGGCGCCGCCGGTACCCGGGACCTCGCCGACGTCGCGGCCCGGGCCGAGCGCGGCGAGCCGACCGCCCGCCAGGTACTGGAGGACGGCGCGACGGCGCTCGGACGGCTCATCGGCGGCCTGGTGAACCTGCTCGACCCGGAGCTGGTGCTGGTCACCGGCGGCGTGGCCAACTGCGGTCCGGTCTGGTGGAGTTCGCTGCGCGTCGGCTACCACGCCGAGGCCCTGCCACCGCTGCGCGGAGTACCGCTGGAGCCCGGCCTGCTGGGCCACCTCGCCCCGTTGCTGGGCGCCGCCCGGCTCGCCCTCGACCTGCTACCGGAGTTGACCGCCCGATGA
- a CDS encoding dihydrodipicolinate synthase family protein has product MNARNARFTGVIPPVVTPLTADGELDVPSLERLVGFLIEGGVSALFALGSSSEVAYLTEAQRSRVLEVVVGAAAGQVPVIAGCIETTTDRVIERARISHRLGADAVVATAPFYTRTHPVEIDRHFRLIAKAVELPLFAYDVPVCVHSKLDTAMVLALAADGVLIGLKDSSGDDVGFRRLALGLADLPEFSLLTGHEIVVDGALLSGADGAVPGLANVDPHGYVRLYDLAEAGRWAEARTEQDRLARLFEMAFQARDTSGTAAGLGSFKTALKLRGIISTNVMSPPMAPLGEVETAAIAELLVQAGLR; this is encoded by the coding sequence GTGAACGCCCGCAACGCCCGCTTCACCGGAGTCATCCCGCCCGTGGTCACCCCGCTGACCGCAGACGGCGAGCTCGACGTCCCCTCCCTGGAGCGGCTGGTCGGCTTCCTGATCGAGGGCGGCGTCAGCGCGCTGTTCGCGCTCGGCAGCTCCAGCGAGGTCGCCTACCTGACCGAGGCCCAGCGCAGCCGGGTGCTGGAGGTCGTCGTCGGCGCCGCCGCCGGGCAGGTCCCGGTGATCGCCGGGTGCATCGAGACCACCACCGACCGGGTCATCGAGCGGGCGCGGATCTCGCACCGCCTCGGCGCCGACGCGGTCGTGGCCACCGCGCCGTTCTACACCCGCACCCACCCGGTGGAGATCGACCGCCACTTCCGGCTCATCGCCAAGGCCGTGGAACTGCCGCTGTTCGCCTACGACGTGCCGGTCTGCGTCCACTCCAAGCTCGACACCGCGATGGTGCTCGCCCTGGCCGCCGACGGCGTGCTGATCGGCCTGAAGGACTCCAGCGGCGACGACGTCGGCTTCCGCCGACTCGCCCTGGGCCTGGCCGACCTGCCCGAGTTCTCGCTGCTCACCGGCCACGAGATCGTGGTCGACGGGGCGCTGCTGAGCGGCGCGGACGGCGCGGTGCCCGGCCTGGCCAACGTCGACCCGCACGGCTACGTCCGGCTGTACGACCTGGCCGAGGCGGGCCGCTGGGCCGAGGCCAGGACCGAGCAGGACCGGCTCGCCCGGCTCTTCGAGATGGCCTTCCAGGCCCGCGACACCTCCGGCACGGCCGCCGGTCTCGGCTCCTTCAAGACCGCGCTGAAGCTGCGCGGCATCATCTCCACCAACGTGATGAGCCCGCCGATGGCGCCGCTGGGCGAGGTGGAGACCGCGGCCATCGCCGAACTGCTGGTCCAGGCAGGCCTGCGATGA